A portion of the Bulleidia sp. zg-1006 genome contains these proteins:
- the map gene encoding type I methionyl aminopeptidase, whose protein sequence is MDQKKWKEIMEQEPIPSHILEKMQMLRRHGETVIADKYIKRPTMIEGIRKAATLNTAVLDEVEKHIHVGMSTQEIDDIVAEFTEQNGGICAPYHFEGFPKHVCTSVNEEVCHGIPTRLKKLHDGDVINVDCTTIVDGYYGDASRMFYIGEVSEARKKLCEVTKEALEMGLKAAQPWAHVGDIGYAIQNYIKKTSYSIVRDIGGHGVGLEFHEDPFVAHIGQKGRGMVLVPGMVITIEPMINAGGAGVVIDPYNDWTISTRDGKDSAQWEYTILITEEGNEVLSY, encoded by the coding sequence ATGGATCAAAAAAAATGGAAAGAAATCATGGAACAAGAACCCATTCCCAGTCATATCTTAGAAAAAATGCAGATGCTAAGAAGACATGGGGAAACGGTGATTGCCGATAAGTATATCAAAAGACCAACCATGATTGAAGGCATTCGTAAAGCTGCTACCTTGAATACAGCTGTATTAGATGAAGTTGAAAAACACATTCATGTGGGTATGAGCACACAAGAAATTGATGATATTGTGGCTGAATTCACCGAACAAAATGGTGGTATTTGTGCCCCTTATCATTTTGAAGGCTTTCCAAAGCACGTGTGTACTTCTGTGAATGAAGAAGTTTGTCATGGTATTCCAACGCGATTAAAGAAACTTCATGATGGGGATGTCATCAATGTGGATTGTACAACGATTGTGGATGGTTATTATGGGGATGCTTCGAGAATGTTTTACATCGGTGAGGTTTCAGAAGCAAGGAAGAAACTTTGCGAAGTTACGAAAGAAGCTTTGGAAATGGGCTTAAAGGCGGCCCAACCATGGGCTCATGTGGGTGATATTGGTTATGCTATACAAAATTACATCAAAAAAACCAGTTATTCGATTGTTCGCGATATTGGTGGTCATGGCGTTGGCTTGGAATTCCATGAAGATCCTTTCGTTGCTCATATTGGTCAGAAAGGAAGAGGCATGGTTTTAGTTCCCGGCATGGTGATTACCATTGAGCCAATGATTAATGCAGGTGGAGCCGGCGTGGTCATTGATCCTTATAATGATTGGACAATTTCAACCAGAGATGGTAAAGATTCTGCCCAATGGGAATATACGATCTTAATCACTGAAGAAGGAAATGAGGTATTAAGTTATTAA
- a CDS encoding putative manganese-dependent inorganic diphosphatase encodes MLNETIYVSGHRHPDSDAICSAIAYANLLNETGRKALPCRQGPLNEETKFILKRFGLDNPLLMTDARARLCDIELDTPTTIKTHETVHHAWHLMENTQNRSLFVVDDEGRLKGVCTTSDLSRFRFHPETDLEQLMKTATLANISRTIGGHIRFQPEHFSFNGQVHVITVEKMEDSPYELRDCIVMMSVGSTRQIDAIREGAKCLILTMATCASLEVINEAKRWGCAIIETSESTMHTAAVINESYSVEQIMSANPITFLDMEYVEDVAVKMNHSRVRSYPVLNDKGDIVGGVSRYHTRNYHKLQIALVDHSATNQSMQNIDKGDIVAIVDHHHIGDITTSHPIEYRNHRCGCTCTIVNLLYKEAGLAPSKQMAGIMMSAILSDTLNFKSATTTQEDQDTVEYLAKIAEIEDVNAYAIEMLAASVALKDSTPKDILYRDLKFYDVDHYHIAIGQTNFSHTEEVQSLIPKMKEQVFKEQEKKDLDLLVMLFTDVLGNGSYFVYGGPMGYVLKDLLETIIDDHSGFDPKIISRKQQLMPKLSELLKQQ; translated from the coding sequence ATGTTAAATGAAACAATTTATGTGAGTGGTCATCGGCATCCGGATAGTGATGCGATTTGTAGTGCCATTGCGTATGCGAATTTATTGAATGAAACAGGAAGAAAAGCATTACCTTGTCGACAAGGACCATTAAATGAAGAAACGAAGTTTATTTTAAAGCGTTTTGGTTTGGATAATCCTTTATTGATGACGGATGCTAGAGCTCGTTTGTGTGATATTGAATTGGATACACCAACGACCATCAAAACACATGAGACAGTTCATCATGCTTGGCATTTGATGGAAAATACACAAAATAGAAGTCTATTTGTTGTGGATGATGAGGGAAGGTTAAAAGGGGTTTGCACAACTTCTGATTTATCGCGTTTTCGTTTTCATCCGGAAACAGACTTAGAACAATTGATGAAGACCGCTACTTTAGCGAACATTTCAAGAACCATTGGTGGTCACATTCGTTTTCAACCGGAACATTTCAGCTTTAATGGTCAAGTTCATGTGATTACAGTGGAAAAGATGGAAGATAGCCCCTATGAATTAAGGGATTGTATTGTGATGATGTCGGTGGGTTCAACGCGCCAAATCGATGCGATTCGAGAGGGAGCTAAGTGTCTTATCTTAACGATGGCGACTTGTGCATCGTTAGAGGTGATTAATGAAGCGAAGCGTTGGGGTTGTGCCATTATTGAAACATCTGAAAGTACCATGCACACGGCAGCTGTTATCAATGAGAGTTATTCAGTGGAACAAATTATGTCAGCTAATCCAATCACTTTTTTGGATATGGAGTATGTGGAAGATGTTGCTGTGAAGATGAATCATTCACGTGTGCGTTCCTATCCGGTTTTAAATGATAAGGGGGATATCGTTGGTGGAGTTTCACGATACCATACAAGAAATTATCATAAGTTACAAATTGCTTTGGTAGACCATTCCGCGACCAATCAATCGATGCAAAATATTGATAAGGGGGATATTGTAGCGATTGTGGATCATCATCATATTGGTGATATTACAACGAGTCATCCAATTGAATACCGCAATCATCGTTGTGGCTGTACTTGTACGATTGTTAATCTTTTATACAAAGAAGCTGGTTTAGCACCATCCAAACAAATGGCAGGGATAATGATGTCCGCTATTTTATCAGACACCTTGAATTTTAAGTCAGCAACAACAACGCAAGAAGATCAAGATACAGTGGAATATTTGGCTAAGATTGCGGAAATTGAAGATGTGAATGCTTATGCGATTGAAATGCTGGCGGCTTCGGTTGCTTTAAAGGATTCAACCCCAAAGGATATTCTTTACCGCGATTTGAAGTTCTACGATGTGGATCATTATCACATTGCGATTGGGCAAACAAATTTCTCTCATACAGAAGAAGTGCAATCCTTGATACCAAAGATGAAAGAACAGGTTTTCAAGGAACAAGAGAAGAAAGATTTGGATTTATTAGTTATGTTATTTACCGATGTCTTGGGCAATGGTTCTTACTTTGTGTATGGTGGTCCAATGGGCTATGTGTTAAAGGATTTATTGGAAACCATTATTGATGACCATAGCGGTTTTGATCCGAAAATTATTTCTCGTAAACAGCAATTAATGCCGAAGTTATCGGAATTATTAAAACAACAGTAA
- a CDS encoding DNA cytosine methyltransferase — translation MKKRTVGSFFSGVGGIDLGFENTGLFEIVYANEIDKYPAITYESNFNLKVDVRDIKDVKGKEIPNFDIMVGGFPCQSFSLAGYRQGFDDEKGRGTLFFEMVRILKEKRKLNKQPGVVFFENVKNLVSHDNGNTFRVILEELNDLGYKVQQQVLNACEYGNIPQNRERIYIVGFLNDLEYEKFHFPLPILMETKLSDVIDFKHKQDSKYYYTSENCKFFNELENNMKTSHTIYQWRRIYVRENKSKVCPTLTANMGTGGHNVPLIRCNTGIRKLTPRECFNLQGFPKTFKLPKDLSNTRLYKQAGNSVVVSVIEKIAFCIAKALSI, via the coding sequence ATGAAAAAAAGGACAGTAGGTAGTTTTTTTTCAGGTGTAGGAGGAATTGACTTAGGTTTTGAGAATACTGGTCTCTTTGAGATTGTCTATGCAAATGAAATTGATAAATATCCTGCTATAACATATGAAAGTAATTTTAATTTAAAAGTTGATGTAAGAGATATCAAAGATGTGAAAGGAAAAGAAATTCCTAATTTTGATATTATGGTTGGCGGTTTTCCGTGTCAATCATTCTCTTTGGCAGGATATAGACAGGGTTTTGATGATGAAAAAGGCAGAGGAACATTATTTTTTGAGATGGTTAGAATTTTGAAAGAAAAAAGAAAACTAAATAAACAACCTGGAGTTGTTTTCTTTGAAAACGTAAAAAATTTGGTAAGCCATGATAACGGGAATACATTTAGAGTAATTTTGGAAGAATTGAACGACTTAGGATATAAAGTGCAACAACAAGTTTTAAATGCTTGTGAATATGGAAATATTCCTCAAAATAGGGAAAGAATTTACATTGTTGGATTTCTAAATGACTTAGAATACGAAAAATTTCATTTCCCATTGCCCATTTTAATGGAAACAAAATTATCTGATGTTATTGATTTTAAACATAAACAAGATAGTAAATATTATTACACGAGTGAAAATTGTAAATTTTTTAACGAGTTAGAGAATAATATGAAAACGTCACATACAATTTATCAGTGGCGTAGAATTTATGTAAGAGAAAATAAAAGTAAGGTGTGTCCTACCTTAACAGCAAATATGGGGACAGGAGGACACAATGTTCCTTTGATAAGATGTAACACAGGTATAAGAAAATTAACACCTCGTGAGTGTTTTAATCTTCAAGGTTTTCCTAAAACATTCAAATTACCAAAAGATTTGAGCAATACTAGATTATATAAGCAAGCAGGAAATAGTGTTGTAGTATCTGTGATAGAAAAAATAGCATTTTGCATAGCAAAGGCTTTGTCTATTTAA
- a CDS encoding deoxyuridine 5'-triphosphate nucleotidohydrolase, translating to MAIAKFEKVSYEQFKKDFLKQGYGEEEIEKAYQFVQLPKRSTAGSAGYDFVCPLDVNINQAGQLIPTGIRARIKVGYVLLVVPRSSLGFKCRLALDNSIGVIDRDYYQSDNEGHILVKVHASKTVDLKAGDRFVQGIFVQYGLAEEEEVETMRNGGIGSTNE from the coding sequence ATGGCTATCGCAAAATTTGAAAAAGTGAGTTATGAACAATTTAAAAAAGATTTTTTAAAACAAGGCTATGGTGAAGAAGAGATTGAGAAGGCGTATCAGTTTGTACAATTACCAAAGCGTAGTACGGCCGGTTCAGCTGGTTATGATTTTGTTTGTCCTCTGGATGTCAATATAAATCAGGCAGGTCAGCTAATTCCAACAGGAATTCGTGCTAGAATAAAGGTCGGTTATGTTTTACTAGTGGTACCAAGATCTTCTTTGGGATTTAAGTGCCGTTTGGCCTTGGATAATAGTATTGGTGTTATTGATCGTGATTATTATCAATCGGATAATGAGGGTCATATTTTAGTGAAAGTGCATGCATCCAAGACAGTGGATTTAAAAGCCGGTGATCGTTTTGTACAGGGGATTTTTGTGCAATATGGTTTAGCGGAAGAAGAGGAAGTTGAAACCATGCGTAATGGTGGTATTGGTAGTACAAACGAATAG
- a CDS encoding HAD family phosphatase translates to MSQVAAFFDIDGTIYREGLITEVFKKLVTHEIIEGERWRDEVQPAYLAWDRRQGDYDDYLQKMVAIFKEVSVGISSEHITLIADRVIQQKGERVYQFTRNEIKKHKELGHKIIAISGSPDALVKKMAEKYEFDDWRGTIYHVDKKGYYTGEVTPMWDAESKRKAIHQLAKQYDLNLQECYSYGDTNGDFAMFEETGYPSCINPTRELLHRIQMTDEIRKKIQVVVERKDVIYHLNIDHIYLDS, encoded by the coding sequence ATGAGCCAAGTCGCCGCTTTTTTTGACATTGATGGAACAATTTATCGAGAAGGGTTGATTACCGAGGTTTTTAAGAAGCTCGTTACCCATGAAATTATTGAAGGGGAACGCTGGCGTGATGAAGTTCAACCAGCTTATTTAGCTTGGGATCGACGCCAAGGGGACTATGATGATTATTTACAGAAAATGGTCGCTATTTTCAAGGAAGTGTCCGTTGGTATTTCTTCGGAACACATTACTCTAATTGCGGATCGCGTGATTCAACAAAAGGGGGAAAGAGTGTATCAATTTACCCGTAATGAAATTAAGAAACATAAAGAATTAGGTCATAAAATTATTGCGATTTCCGGTTCGCCGGATGCGTTGGTGAAGAAAATGGCAGAGAAATATGAATTTGATGATTGGCGTGGAACCATTTACCATGTGGATAAAAAGGGTTACTACACAGGAGAAGTAACTCCGATGTGGGATGCTGAAAGTAAACGAAAAGCCATTCATCAATTAGCTAAACAATATGATTTAAATTTACAAGAGTGCTACTCATATGGAGATACCAACGGTGACTTTGCGATGTTTGAGGAAACCGGATATCCAAGCTGTATCAATCCAACCAGAGAACTTCTTCATCGTATACAAATGACCGATGAAATTCGCAAGAAAATACAAGTGGTTGTGGAAAGAAAAGATGTGATTTATCACTTGAATATTGATCACATTTACTTAGATAGTTAA
- the lysS gene encoding lysine--tRNA ligase, translating to MANNQKQELPLNDQMQARLDKMNALVEQGIAPFGQGFHQESHAQEIKDLYGFKSKEELEENPVETTVAGRIMMKRRMGKMGFISLLDKTGRIQIVMNQRIVGEESYELFKKSDLGDIIGIKGSIMKTQTGELSLEAHEYTHLTKALLPLPDKFHGLQNKEERYRRRYLDLITNDDSRNVAILRSRIISAIRHYMDSQGYIEVETPVLQPLLTGASARPFITHHNALDRDFYLRIATELPLKRLIVGGLERVYEIGRIFRNEGMDLKHNPEFTTMEAYCAYSDMQGMMDLTEGLYENVAMEVFGKTDFVFMGKTISLKPPFKKWNMVDAVKECTGIDFWKEMSVEEALQLAKEHHIEVEEHQKSVGHIISLFFEKFCEDKIEQPTFIWGHPIEVSPLAKKGKDPRFTERFELSIMGIEMNNAFSELNDPIDQKQRFLDQLVAKEAGDEEASEMDQDYVEALEYGLPPTGGIGFGIDRFVMLLTGNESIRDVLLFPTMKPLGTEGKKLSSSKDDGFFIANEKLDFSKVKIEPLFEEEVDFETFSKSDFRAVKVKACEAVPKSTKLLKFTLDDGSGVDRIILSGIHMYYEPEELLGKTLIAITNLPARKMMGIDSCGMIISAIHTEKEEEVLHVLMVDNHIPAGAKLY from the coding sequence ATGGCAAACAATCAGAAACAAGAATTACCATTAAACGACCAAATGCAAGCGCGTTTAGATAAGATGAACGCCTTAGTTGAACAAGGAATTGCCCCTTTTGGTCAAGGATTCCACCAAGAATCCCATGCCCAAGAAATCAAAGATTTGTATGGATTTAAAAGCAAAGAAGAATTAGAAGAAAATCCAGTTGAAACAACCGTTGCCGGTCGTATCATGATGAAGCGCAGAATGGGTAAAATGGGTTTTATCTCCTTACTAGATAAGACTGGTCGCATTCAAATTGTGATGAATCAACGCATTGTTGGTGAAGAAAGCTATGAATTATTCAAAAAAAGTGATTTAGGGGACATCATCGGCATTAAAGGTTCTATTATGAAAACACAAACAGGTGAATTGTCACTTGAAGCGCATGAATACACTCACCTAACAAAAGCTTTACTGCCTTTGCCCGATAAATTCCATGGTCTGCAAAATAAAGAAGAAAGATACCGCCGTCGTTATTTAGACTTAATCACCAATGATGATTCCAGAAATGTGGCAATTTTAAGATCAAGAATTATTTCTGCTATTCGTCATTACATGGATTCCCAAGGTTATATCGAAGTTGAAACACCTGTTTTACAACCTTTATTAACCGGTGCATCAGCTCGTCCTTTTATCACACACCATAATGCTTTAGACCGTGATTTCTATCTTCGTATTGCAACGGAATTACCTTTGAAGCGATTAATTGTTGGTGGTTTGGAACGTGTATATGAAATTGGTCGTATTTTCCGTAACGAGGGAATGGACTTAAAACATAATCCTGAATTCACTACTATGGAAGCTTATTGTGCTTATTCTGATATGCAAGGCATGATGGATTTAACCGAAGGTCTTTATGAAAATGTAGCGATGGAAGTCTTTGGTAAGACAGACTTTGTATTCATGGGTAAGACAATTTCTTTAAAACCACCATTCAAGAAATGGAATATGGTCGATGCAGTCAAGGAATGCACCGGTATTGATTTCTGGAAAGAAATGTCTGTAGAAGAAGCCCTTCAATTAGCGAAAGAACATCATATTGAAGTAGAAGAGCACCAAAAGTCTGTTGGTCATATCATTAGTTTATTCTTTGAAAAATTCTGTGAAGATAAGATTGAACAACCAACCTTTATTTGGGGTCATCCAATCGAAGTTTCCCCACTGGCGAAAAAAGGTAAAGACCCTCGTTTCACAGAGCGCTTTGAATTAAGCATTATGGGTATTGAGATGAACAACGCTTTCTCTGAGTTAAATGATCCAATTGACCAGAAACAGCGTTTCTTAGATCAATTAGTTGCTAAAGAGGCTGGGGATGAAGAAGCTTCAGAAATGGATCAAGACTATGTAGAAGCCTTAGAATATGGTCTTCCTCCAACAGGTGGTATTGGCTTTGGAATTGACCGTTTCGTTATGTTACTGACAGGAAATGAGTCCATTCGTGATGTTCTCTTATTCCCAACCATGAAGCCTTTAGGAACAGAAGGAAAGAAATTATCGAGTTCAAAGGATGATGGTTTCTTTATAGCAAACGAAAAACTTGATTTCTCAAAAGTTAAGATTGAGCCTTTGTTTGAAGAAGAAGTTGATTTTGAAACTTTCTCTAAATCTGATTTCCGCGCTGTTAAAGTGAAAGCTTGTGAAGCTGTTCCTAAATCCACTAAGCTATTGAAGTTTACTTTAGATGATGGCTCTGGTGTTGACCGTATTATTCTATCGGGGATTCATATGTACTATGAACCAGAAGAATTGCTTGGCAAAACCTTAATCGCAATCACAAATCTGCCGGCCCGTAAGATGATGGGAATTGATTCTTGTGGGATGATTATTTCCGCTATACACACTGAAAAGGAAGAAGAGGTGCTTCATGTCTTAATGGTGGATAATCATATTCCGGCCGGTGCTAAGTTATACTAA
- a CDS encoding patatin-like phospholipase family protein, translated as MRALVLSGGGTKGAFELGAVEALKERDAYHFNLVCGTSVGALNALLLVQNDWDKMKDMYAQLTRDQIVQNFIPDDLKFHTLIEQRKNLSTSIRAYFQQKGLDVSPLKQMIDDYYDEEKFFSSPIDFGIVVARAKDKSGVYVNKEMMKVHGKEWLLASASAYPAFPVCTIDGEDYIDGGYFDNVPIDCALQKGADELFVVDLGEKPLHPECVGVPFITYVHPHLELPHFLEFDVKMLARNRRLGYLETRKALGDYDGYHYTFQHFPTPRFFRSFFVNLLRYERKIEVIHTKDSHIHAGYIQERALAFSLEKQLDEKGLFISFLEEIMVFANLNDEIIYSYEALKNELLIAFKEALIEHISLKKKKGLNPGEAFEALLQTKVSGREWMNEEEALNIYPNEYVLVQFFIEMMKG; from the coding sequence ATGAGAGCCTTAGTTTTATCTGGCGGTGGCACAAAGGGGGCCTTTGAACTTGGAGCGGTAGAAGCATTGAAAGAAAGAGATGCGTATCATTTTAATTTGGTTTGTGGAACATCGGTCGGTGCTTTAAATGCCTTATTATTGGTTCAAAACGATTGGGATAAGATGAAAGATATGTATGCCCAACTAACAAGAGACCAAATTGTTCAAAATTTCATTCCTGATGACTTGAAGTTTCATACATTGATTGAACAACGCAAAAATTTGTCTACTAGTATCCGCGCTTATTTTCAACAAAAAGGATTGGATGTTAGTCCTTTAAAGCAGATGATTGATGATTATTATGACGAAGAAAAGTTTTTCTCTAGTCCGATTGATTTCGGGATTGTGGTAGCTCGAGCAAAAGATAAATCCGGCGTTTATGTGAATAAAGAAATGATGAAGGTACATGGCAAAGAATGGTTATTAGCCAGTGCTTCTGCCTACCCGGCTTTTCCAGTATGTACGATTGATGGGGAAGACTACATTGATGGTGGCTACTTTGATAATGTGCCGATTGATTGTGCTTTACAAAAAGGGGCTGATGAATTATTTGTGGTGGATTTAGGAGAAAAGCCACTACATCCGGAATGTGTCGGTGTTCCTTTTATTACCTATGTGCACCCACACTTAGAATTACCTCATTTCTTAGAATTTGATGTGAAGATGTTGGCTAGAAATCGTCGCTTAGGTTATCTTGAAACTAGGAAAGCACTCGGGGATTATGATGGTTATCATTATACTTTCCAACATTTTCCAACACCTCGGTTTTTCCGTTCTTTCTTTGTGAATTTACTTCGTTATGAAAGAAAGATTGAAGTGATTCATACGAAAGATAGTCATATTCATGCCGGTTATATTCAAGAAAGAGCTTTAGCTTTTAGTCTTGAGAAACAATTGGATGAAAAAGGTCTATTCATTTCTTTTTTAGAAGAAATAATGGTTTTCGCTAATTTGAATGATGAAATCATTTATTCCTATGAAGCCTTGAAGAATGAATTACTGATAGCCTTTAAAGAGGCTTTGATAGAACATATTTCTTTAAAAAAGAAGAAGGGATTGAATCCTGGAGAGGCCTTTGAGGCATTATTACAAACAAAAGTTTCGGGCAGGGAATGGATGAATGAAGAAGAGGCTTTGAATATTTATCCAAATGAATATGTGTTGGTGCAGTTCTTTATTGAAATGATGAAAGGATGA
- the deoD gene encoding purine-nucleoside phosphorylase has protein sequence MSTPHNSAEKGQFAKTVLMPGDPLRAKFIAETFLENPVLVNNVRGIQGYTGTWKGKPVSVMASGMGMPSIGIYSYELFKDYDVENIIRIGSAGAYVPELKMFDVILANAAYSESSYAKVQSGYEDEYGYPSKELNEKLLRAAKNLDIPVHEGVIHSSDVFYNEAKSRLEELVNEKHCLCVEMESFALFNNARILAKNAACLLTISDSVVSHEATSAEERQTSFTRMMQIALDAAVAD, from the coding sequence ATGTCAACTCCACACAATAGTGCTGAAAAAGGTCAATTTGCGAAAACTGTCTTAATGCCCGGTGATCCATTACGAGCAAAATTCATTGCTGAAACATTCCTGGAAAATCCTGTCTTAGTGAATAACGTTCGTGGTATCCAAGGCTATACAGGAACTTGGAAAGGTAAGCCGGTATCCGTTATGGCTTCTGGTATGGGTATGCCATCCATTGGTATTTATAGCTATGAGCTATTCAAGGATTATGATGTTGAAAATATCATCCGTATTGGTTCTGCCGGGGCTTATGTTCCGGAGTTAAAGATGTTTGATGTTATCTTAGCCAATGCGGCTTATTCTGAAAGTAGTTATGCAAAGGTACAATCAGGTTATGAAGATGAATATGGTTATCCATCGAAAGAACTAAATGAAAAGCTATTGAGAGCAGCTAAAAATTTAGATATTCCCGTTCATGAAGGTGTTATTCATAGCTCAGATGTTTTCTACAACGAAGCTAAGAGTCGCCTTGAAGAATTAGTCAATGAGAAACATTGTCTTTGTGTTGAAATGGAAAGCTTTGCGTTATTCAACAATGCTCGTATCTTAGCTAAGAATGCGGCTTGTTTATTAACCATCTCCGATAGTGTTGTCTCTCATGAAGCAACCAGCGCAGAAGAAAGACAAACCAGTTTCACCCGTATGATGCAAATTGCTCTTGATGCAGCCGTTGCGGACTAG
- a CDS encoding Bsp6I family type II restriction endonuclease, translated as MELVKVDAARIKQVVDTYFHWKTLDAEIKTLSGTRGINFPSELSEYMACYALNIMVNKKGSEGDAVDMTDPNNPLIIEIKGSSAEKTSAPNSFSPSERFDDLVFVRLEKYDDVLKIYRTGINSEKLKSIKVNSTQIVEDQQKQGRRPRFSIQKMIVEAYQLEPDVIFNIRDKTIERKK; from the coding sequence ATGGAACTGGTCAAAGTAGACGCCGCACGAATTAAGCAAGTAGTAGATACATATTTCCACTGGAAAACGCTTGATGCTGAAATTAAAACCCTATCCGGAACTAGAGGAATAAATTTCCCATCGGAACTATCAGAATATATGGCTTGTTATGCCTTGAATATTATGGTAAACAAAAAAGGTAGCGAGGGTGATGCGGTTGATATGACTGACCCAAATAATCCTTTGATTATTGAAATTAAAGGAAGTAGTGCAGAAAAAACTTCTGCACCTAATAGTTTTAGTCCCTCTGAACGTTTTGATGATTTGGTTTTTGTTAGACTAGAGAAATACGATGATGTGTTAAAAATATATCGCACAGGGATTAACTCTGAAAAATTAAAAAGCATAAAGGTTAATTCAACCCAAATTGTTGAAGATCAGCAAAAGCAAGGTCGTAGACCTAGATTTTCAATTCAAAAAATGATTGTTGAAGCCTATCAGTTAGAACCTGATGTAATTTTCAACATTCGAGATAAAACGATTGAACGCAAGAAATAG
- a CDS encoding D-alanine--D-alanine ligase family protein encodes MKLRVGVFFGGESVEHEVSIISAQQAIHALDKNKYEVIPLYIAKDRKIYYNLEKFFAVESFTNLPALLKESTQVTLVNLGNECVIRPIHTGFFQKKDLGNIDLAIPVIHGTTGEDGIIQGLFEMLKIPFAGCDIYGSVVGQDKVFQKHILHDNHLPITPWFWVYGQDIENYQTQILEKVNTLGYPVILKPARTGSSIGISVAHNHEDFLESFKDARRYDEKVIIEKVIKPMREINCSVIGDYTGSKASVLEEVTQQEKELLDFDKKYGAGGSKGDSGMAATSRMVPAPLSNEETKYIQQLAKDTFRVLDSAGVCRIDFIMDAETKKIYVNEINTIPGSLAFYLWQEEDVDFTKLMNQLITLALDRERRRNQLTTSFSSNILENMAKGGSKGSKGSKTSS; translated from the coding sequence ATGAAATTACGCGTTGGTGTTTTTTTTGGTGGTGAGTCGGTTGAACATGAGGTATCAATTATTTCTGCCCAGCAAGCCATCCATGCCTTAGATAAGAATAAATATGAAGTCATCCCTCTTTATATCGCAAAAGATCGTAAAATTTATTACAATTTAGAAAAATTTTTCGCGGTGGAAAGTTTCACTAATCTTCCGGCTCTATTAAAGGAAAGTACACAGGTAACTTTGGTTAATTTAGGTAATGAATGTGTCATTCGTCCAATTCATACTGGCTTTTTTCAAAAAAAGGATTTAGGAAATATTGATTTAGCTATCCCTGTTATACATGGCACCACCGGTGAAGACGGTATCATTCAAGGTCTATTTGAAATGCTGAAAATCCCTTTTGCGGGGTGTGATATTTATGGGTCTGTTGTTGGTCAGGATAAAGTATTCCAAAAACATATTCTTCATGACAATCACTTACCAATTACACCTTGGTTTTGGGTTTATGGACAAGATATTGAAAACTATCAAACACAAATCTTAGAAAAAGTGAATACCCTAGGCTATCCGGTCATTTTAAAACCGGCTCGTACGGGGTCTTCAATCGGCATCTCCGTTGCTCATAATCATGAAGATTTTTTGGAATCATTTAAAGACGCAAGGCGTTATGATGAAAAAGTTATTATTGAAAAAGTTATCAAACCAATGCGAGAAATCAACTGTTCTGTAATTGGTGATTATACCGGTTCAAAGGCTTCCGTTTTAGAAGAAGTAACCCAACAAGAAAAGGAATTATTAGACTTTGATAAAAAGTATGGAGCTGGGGGGAGTAAAGGGGATTCTGGTATGGCGGCGACTTCAAGAATGGTGCCCGCTCCTTTATCTAACGAAGAAACAAAATACATTCAACAACTGGCAAAAGACACTTTCCGTGTTTTAGATTCAGCTGGTGTTTGTCGTATTGATTTCATTATGGATGCTGAAACGAAGAAAATTTATGTGAATGAAATTAATACTATTCCCGGCTCCCTTGCTTTCTATTTATGGCAAGAAGAAGATGTTGATTTCACTAAGCTAATGAACCAACTGATTACCCTAGCTTTAGATAGAGAACGTCGTCGTAATCAATTAACCACTTCTTTTTCATCTAATATCTTGGAAAATATGGCAAAAGGTGGTAGTAAGGGTTCTAAAGGAAGTAAAACTTCATCTTGA